A genomic stretch from Aminobacter aminovorans includes:
- a CDS encoding ABC transporter substrate-binding protein: MRKFLMSTAAVAALFAAPMPMAHAEDSVEVLHWWTSGGEAAALDVLKKNLEGQGVTWKDMPVAGGGGEAAMTALRARVTAGDPPTAVQALGFDITDWANQGVVGDLGEVADKEGWDKVIPAALQGFAKHDGKWIAAPVNVHSTNWVWISKKALDAAGGKAPETWDELVAVLDKMQANGITPLGHGGQAWQDATIFDAVVLSLGTDFYKSSMIDLDPATLGGDKMVEAFDRMAKLKTYVDKDFSGRDWNLASAMVIEGKAGMQMMGDWAKGEFLKAGQKPGTDFVCIRFPGTQGAVTFNSDMFMMFKVGDDKKKAQMQMAADIEDPAFQSSFNVVKGSVPARTDVPDTAFDDCGKKGIKDLAEASSGGKLFGSMAHGYAAPAAVKNALYDVVTRHFNGEIDSKAAAKALVEAVAAAKG; this comes from the coding sequence ATGCGTAAGTTTTTGATGAGTACGGCAGCTGTTGCGGCACTGTTTGCCGCGCCGATGCCGATGGCACATGCCGAAGACAGCGTCGAAGTGCTGCACTGGTGGACGTCGGGCGGTGAAGCAGCCGCGCTCGACGTGCTGAAGAAGAACCTGGAAGGCCAGGGCGTGACCTGGAAAGACATGCCGGTTGCCGGTGGCGGCGGCGAAGCGGCGATGACCGCGCTGCGCGCCCGCGTCACCGCAGGCGATCCGCCCACCGCCGTGCAGGCGCTTGGCTTCGACATCACCGACTGGGCCAACCAGGGCGTCGTCGGCGATCTCGGCGAAGTCGCCGACAAGGAAGGCTGGGACAAGGTCATTCCGGCAGCACTGCAGGGCTTTGCCAAGCATGACGGCAAGTGGATCGCAGCCCCTGTCAACGTGCACTCGACCAACTGGGTCTGGATCTCCAAGAAGGCGCTTGATGCTGCTGGCGGCAAGGCACCGGAGACCTGGGACGAACTGGTCGCGGTTCTCGACAAGATGCAGGCCAACGGCATCACCCCACTCGGCCATGGAGGTCAGGCCTGGCAGGATGCGACCATCTTCGACGCCGTCGTGCTTTCGCTCGGCACCGACTTCTACAAGTCGTCGATGATCGATCTCGACCCAGCGACACTGGGTGGCGACAAGATGGTCGAAGCCTTCGACCGCATGGCCAAGCTCAAGACCTATGTCGACAAGGACTTCTCCGGCCGCGACTGGAACCTTGCTTCGGCGATGGTCATCGAGGGCAAGGCCGGCATGCAGATGATGGGTGACTGGGCCAAGGGCGAATTCCTCAAGGCCGGCCAGAAGCCGGGCACCGACTTCGTCTGTATCCGCTTTCCCGGTACGCAGGGTGCCGTGACCTTCAACTCCGACATGTTCATGATGTTCAAGGTCGGCGATGACAAGAAGAAGGCCCAGATGCAGATGGCGGCCGATATCGAGGATCCGGCGTTCCAGTCCTCGTTCAACGTGGTCAAGGGCTCGGTTCCTGCTCGTACCGACGTGCCGGATACCGCCTTCGACGATTGCGGCAAGAAGGGCATCAAGGATCTGGCGGAAGCCAGCTCAGGTGGCAAGCTGTTCGGTTCGATGGCCCATGGTTATGCCGCGCCAGCTGCTGTGAAGAACGCGCTCTATGACGTGGTGACGCGCCACTTCAACGGCGAGATCGACTCCAAGGCCGCCGCCAAGGCGCTGGTCGAGGCCGTCGCTGCCGCCAAGGGGTGA
- a CDS encoding carbohydrate ABC transporter permease yields MADITTTAPRAVTNPRATLQDLLPKLVLAPSFAVILIFVYGFIIFTAFLSFSGSKLLPDFSTWVGFGNYVRLFNHPNWITALKNLAIFSVLYIVICSFIGLALAIFLDQKIRGEGVLRPIYLYPMALSFIVTGVAWKWFLDPGIGLEHVMQTWGWESFSFRWIKEGQMAIYTIVIAAVWQSSGFVMAMFLAGLRGVDNEIIKAAQIDGASTLTIYRRIIIPLMRPVFLSAFVVLAHLAIKSYDLVVAMTDGGPGTATWTPALFMQKFTFGRNEMGMGAASAIIMMMMIFTIIVPYLYSELGGKKK; encoded by the coding sequence ATGGCCGACATCACGACGACCGCACCCCGCGCGGTAACGAACCCGCGCGCGACGTTGCAGGACCTTCTACCGAAACTCGTGCTGGCGCCAAGCTTCGCGGTGATCCTGATCTTCGTTTACGGCTTCATCATCTTTACGGCCTTCCTGTCGTTTTCCGGCTCGAAGCTGTTGCCCGATTTTTCGACCTGGGTCGGCTTCGGCAACTATGTCAGGCTGTTCAATCATCCCAACTGGATCACCGCGCTGAAGAACCTCGCGATCTTCTCGGTGCTCTACATCGTCATCTGCAGTTTCATCGGCCTGGCGCTTGCCATCTTCCTCGACCAGAAGATCCGCGGCGAGGGCGTGCTGCGGCCGATCTATCTCTACCCGATGGCGCTGTCCTTTATCGTCACCGGCGTCGCCTGGAAATGGTTCCTCGATCCCGGCATCGGCCTTGAGCATGTGATGCAGACCTGGGGCTGGGAGAGCTTCTCGTTCCGCTGGATCAAGGAAGGCCAGATGGCGATCTACACCATCGTCATTGCCGCGGTCTGGCAGTCGTCGGGCTTCGTCATGGCGATGTTTCTCGCTGGACTGCGCGGCGTCGACAACGAGATCATCAAGGCAGCCCAGATCGACGGCGCCTCGACGCTGACGATCTACCGCCGGATCATCATCCCACTGATGCGGCCGGTGTTCCTGTCGGCCTTCGTCGTGCTCGCCCACCTTGCCATCAAGTCCTACGACCTTGTCGTGGCGATGACCGACGGCGGGCCGGGCACCGCGACCTGGACGCCGGCGCTGTTCATGCAGAAATTCACGTTCGGCCGCAACGAAATGGGCATGGGTGCCGCCTCGGCGATCATCATGATGATGATGATCTTCACCATCATCGTGCCCTATCTATACTCCGAGCTCGGGGGGAAGAAGAAATGA
- a CDS encoding carbohydrate ABC transporter permease yields the protein MSAVSQDVATRNSIFTRAIIYVVLILFAIYYLLPLYVMVVNSLKPLDEIRQGNMLALPQQWTIAPWLSAWSTAQIGVQPVGLKPYFINSMMMVVPAVAISTMLGALNGYVLTKWRFKGDNIVFGLMLLACFIPFQIVLIPSARILGMTGLAGTITGLVLIHAIYGLGFTTLFFRNYYEAFPTELIRAAQIDGASFFQIFRRILLPSSGPIIVVTVIWQFTNIWNDFLFGSSFSGFNSIPLTVALNNLVNSSTGVKEYNVHFAGAILAALPTLIVYIVSGRYFVRGLMAGAVKG from the coding sequence ATGAGTGCCGTTTCCCAAGACGTCGCCACCCGCAACAGCATCTTCACCCGCGCCATCATCTATGTCGTGCTGATCCTGTTTGCGATCTACTACCTCCTGCCGCTCTACGTCATGGTGGTGAACTCGCTGAAGCCGCTCGACGAAATCCGCCAAGGCAACATGCTGGCGCTGCCGCAGCAATGGACGATAGCGCCGTGGCTGTCGGCCTGGTCGACGGCGCAGATCGGCGTGCAGCCGGTCGGATTGAAGCCCTACTTTATCAATTCGATGATGATGGTGGTGCCCGCGGTCGCCATTTCGACCATGCTCGGCGCGCTCAATGGCTACGTGCTGACCAAGTGGCGCTTCAAGGGCGACAACATCGTCTTTGGCCTGATGCTGCTCGCCTGCTTCATCCCGTTCCAGATCGTGTTGATCCCGTCGGCGCGCATCCTCGGCATGACCGGGCTTGCCGGCACCATCACCGGGCTGGTGCTGATCCATGCCATCTATGGCCTCGGCTTCACCACGCTGTTTTTCCGCAATTATTACGAGGCGTTCCCGACCGAACTGATCCGGGCGGCGCAGATCGACGGCGCCAGCTTCTTCCAGATCTTCCGGCGCATCCTGTTGCCGTCGTCGGGTCCGATCATCGTCGTCACCGTCATCTGGCAGTTCACCAACATCTGGAACGACTTCCTGTTCGGTTCGTCCTTTTCGGGCTTCAATTCGATCCCGCTGACGGTGGCGCTGAACAACCTCGTCAATTCATCGACCGGCGTGAAGGAATACAACGTGCATTTCGCCGGCGCGATCCTCGCCGCGCTGCCCACCCTCATCGTTTACATCGTCTCCGGACGCTATTTCGTGCGCGGCCTGATGGCCGGCGCGGTCAAGGGGTAA
- a CDS encoding ABC transporter ATP-binding protein, whose product MSFLKISNLYKNYGQVEILKDINIEIDKGGFLVLVGPSGCGKSTLLNTIAGLEPITSGEISINGNSVAGLHPSKRDIAMVFQSYALYPNMTVAGNIAFGMEIRGVPKDEREKAIKQVSDILQIGHLLDRKPSQLSGGQRQRVAMGRALVRNPQVFLFDEPLSNLDAKLRVDMRTEIKRLHQRMKTTIVYVTHDQIEAMTLASKIAVLKDGMLQQFGTPAEIYNSPANMFVADFMGSPAMNLLNCRLEGGSGGLSVILDRPGDQPLALPIKLANGALSAYSGKDIIFGVRPEALTDPDGADRNAKSIAEGECLIEVVEPAGSDTFAVTKLGGKEVVARLRADAAIHAGQKTKLAFNLDKAVFFDPKSQLRIA is encoded by the coding sequence ATGTCGTTTCTCAAGATCAGCAATCTCTACAAGAACTACGGCCAGGTCGAGATCCTCAAGGACATCAACATCGAGATCGACAAGGGCGGTTTCCTGGTGCTCGTGGGGCCGTCCGGCTGCGGCAAGTCCACGCTGCTCAATACCATTGCCGGGCTTGAGCCGATCACCTCGGGCGAGATCTCCATCAACGGCAATTCGGTGGCCGGGCTGCATCCGTCCAAGCGTGACATCGCCATGGTGTTCCAGTCCTACGCGCTCTACCCGAACATGACGGTGGCCGGAAACATCGCGTTCGGCATGGAGATCCGCGGCGTACCCAAGGACGAGCGCGAAAAGGCGATCAAGCAGGTGTCCGACATCCTGCAGATCGGCCATCTGCTCGACCGCAAGCCGAGCCAGCTCTCCGGCGGCCAGCGCCAGCGTGTCGCCATGGGCCGGGCGTTGGTGCGCAATCCGCAGGTCTTCCTGTTCGACGAGCCGCTGTCCAACTTGGACGCCAAACTGCGCGTCGACATGCGCACAGAGATCAAGCGCCTGCACCAGCGCATGAAGACGACCATCGTCTATGTCACCCACGACCAGATCGAGGCGATGACGCTGGCCTCCAAGATCGCCGTTCTCAAGGACGGCATGCTGCAGCAGTTCGGCACGCCGGCCGAGATCTACAACAGCCCGGCCAACATGTTCGTGGCCGACTTCATGGGCTCGCCCGCGATGAACCTGCTCAACTGCCGTCTCGAAGGCGGGTCAGGCGGGCTCAGCGTCATCCTGGATCGTCCGGGCGATCAGCCGCTGGCGCTGCCGATCAAGCTGGCCAATGGTGCGCTCAGTGCCTATTCGGGCAAGGACATCATCTTTGGCGTCCGCCCCGAGGCCCTTACCGACCCTGACGGTGCCGACCGCAACGCCAAGTCGATTGCCGAGGGCGAATGCCTGATCGAGGTGGTCGAGCCGGCGGGCTCGGATACATTCGCAGTGACCAAGCTCGGCGGCAAGGAAGTGGTGGCGCGGCTGCGAGCCGATGCCGCCATCCATGCCGGCCAGAAGACGAAGCTCGCCTTCAATCTCGACAAGGCGGTGTTCTTCGACCCGAAGAGCCAGCTGCGCATCGCCTGA
- a CDS encoding GMC oxidoreductase: MSGQPDIVIIGSGVGGATVAAGLAATGANILVLEAGCHIADRPENRDPRAIFQRGHFRPDETWYEADGTGFNPGNYYNVGGNSKFYGAVLTRYRREDFDEMQHLDGVSPAWPIAYDDLEPWYGRAEALYQVRGTLGEDPTEPVHSQPYGLKPVADEPAVSKVRARLKAKGVHPFSLPLGVDVERWLAKGKTPWDAHPNSFDGKMDAETTALAAALRHENVKLQTGSRVTRLESSPDGRIVAVHYVSNGEAAVLRPKLVILSAGAVQSAVLLLRSANDSNPNGLANRSDQVGRNFMNHNSTAVIAMSPWFRNDSVYQKTFGFNDFYLSDGNGGPPLGNVQLLGRISGPILKGAMPAVPEWLLNRVTAHSIDFYAMSEDLPSPESRVMVDGERIVLKWVRSNWEAHERLVAKLKQVLRSAGFPLVVSRAFDKRTPSHQCGTVRMGNDPEDAPLDVFCRAFDHPNLFVVDASFLPTSAAVNPALTIAAQALRVADHIAEKDLAA, from the coding sequence ATGTCTGGACAGCCTGACATCGTCATCATCGGCTCGGGTGTCGGCGGCGCGACTGTCGCCGCCGGCCTCGCCGCGACCGGCGCGAACATTCTCGTGCTCGAGGCTGGCTGCCATATCGCCGACCGGCCGGAGAACCGCGACCCGCGCGCGATCTTCCAGCGCGGCCACTTCCGGCCCGACGAGACCTGGTACGAAGCCGACGGCACCGGTTTCAATCCGGGCAATTACTACAATGTCGGCGGCAATTCGAAGTTCTACGGCGCCGTGCTGACACGCTACCGCCGCGAGGATTTTGACGAGATGCAGCATCTCGACGGTGTCTCGCCGGCATGGCCGATTGCCTATGACGACCTCGAGCCTTGGTATGGCAGGGCCGAAGCGCTTTATCAGGTGCGCGGTACGCTCGGCGAAGACCCGACCGAGCCCGTGCATTCGCAGCCCTATGGCTTGAAGCCCGTTGCCGACGAGCCGGCGGTCTCGAAGGTGCGGGCGCGTCTCAAGGCCAAGGGCGTGCACCCCTTCTCGCTGCCGCTCGGTGTCGATGTCGAGCGCTGGCTGGCCAAGGGCAAGACGCCGTGGGACGCGCATCCCAACAGCTTCGACGGCAAGATGGATGCCGAGACGACGGCACTGGCTGCCGCGCTGAGGCATGAGAACGTGAAGCTTCAGACCGGCTCGCGCGTGACGCGGCTGGAGAGCAGCCCTGACGGCCGGATCGTTGCAGTTCACTATGTCAGCAACGGTGAGGCGGCGGTGCTGAGACCGAAGCTGGTGATCCTGTCGGCGGGCGCTGTCCAGTCGGCGGTGCTTCTGCTGCGCTCGGCCAATGACAGCAACCCTAACGGGCTCGCCAATCGCTCCGACCAGGTCGGCCGCAACTTCATGAATCACAACTCGACGGCGGTTATCGCCATGAGCCCGTGGTTCCGCAACGACTCGGTTTACCAGAAGACCTTCGGCTTCAACGATTTTTACCTCTCGGATGGCAATGGCGGGCCGCCACTCGGCAACGTGCAACTGCTCGGGCGCATCTCGGGACCGATCCTCAAGGGCGCGATGCCTGCCGTGCCGGAATGGCTGCTCAACCGCGTAACGGCGCATTCGATCGACTTCTACGCCATGAGCGAGGATCTGCCGTCGCCGGAAAGCCGAGTCATGGTCGACGGCGAGCGCATCGTGCTGAAATGGGTGCGCAGCAACTGGGAGGCGCATGAGCGGCTGGTGGCCAAGCTCAAGCAGGTGCTGCGCAGCGCGGGCTTTCCGCTCGTGGTGTCACGCGCCTTCGACAAGCGCACGCCATCGCACCAGTGCGGCACGGTGCGGATGGGCAACGACCCCGAGGATGCGCCGCTCGACGTCTTCTGCCGGGCTTTCGACCACCCGAACCTTTTCGTCGTCGACGCGAGCTTCCTGCCGACATCGGCAGCGGTAAACCCGGCGCTGACCATTGCGGCACAGGCGCTGCGGGTTGCCGACCATATCGCTGAAAAGGATCTCGCGGCATGA
- a CDS encoding 3-ketoacyl-ACP reductase, translating to MKAPVKPVALVTGARRGIGLATAEALARAGFDLAITDREEDAASAEAVSGLEKHGARVLFVASDLADLDGHAGTVDKIVGHFGQIDCLVNNAGVASRVRGDFLELTPENFNAIMAVNLRGTVFFTQAVLRAMLVAPPTLHPRSVINITSISAEMTSPDRLDYCMSKAGLAAFTQGLTLRLAGTGIDVFEIRPGIIRSDMTAKASEKYDRLIADGLVPVKRWGEPDDIGRIAAALAGGGFGFATGSIIRADGALSVARL from the coding sequence ATGAAAGCGCCGGTAAAACCTGTGGCGTTGGTGACCGGCGCGCGTCGCGGCATCGGCCTTGCTACCGCCGAGGCGCTCGCCAGGGCGGGCTTCGACCTCGCCATCACCGACCGTGAGGAAGATGCGGCCTCTGCTGAGGCGGTTTCTGGCCTGGAGAAGCATGGCGCGCGCGTGCTCTTCGTCGCCTCCGATCTCGCTGACCTTGATGGCCATGCAGGCACCGTCGACAAGATCGTCGGGCACTTCGGGCAGATCGACTGCCTGGTCAACAATGCCGGCGTGGCATCCAGGGTGCGCGGCGACTTTCTCGAGCTCACGCCCGAGAACTTCAATGCCATCATGGCGGTCAACCTGCGCGGCACGGTGTTCTTCACCCAGGCGGTGCTGCGCGCCATGCTCGTGGCACCACCCACATTGCATCCGCGCTCGGTGATCAACATCACCTCGATCTCGGCCGAGATGACGTCGCCCGACAGGCTCGACTACTGCATGTCGAAGGCTGGGCTCGCTGCCTTCACGCAGGGGCTGACGTTGCGCCTCGCCGGCACCGGCATCGACGTGTTCGAGATCCGGCCCGGCATCATCCGCTCCGACATGACGGCGAAAGCCTCGGAAAAATACGACCGGCTGATCGCCGACGGCCTCGTTCCGGTCAAACGCTGGGGCGAGCCAGATGACATTGGCCGCATCGCGGCGGCACTTGCCGGCGGCGGCTTCGGCTTCGCCACCGGTTCCATCATCAGGGCTGACGGTGCGCTGTCGGTCGCGCGACTTTGA
- a CDS encoding GMC family oxidoreductase: MTYDYIITGAGPAGCVLANRLSEDPDVRVLLLEAGGGDWNPLFHMPAGFAKMTKGVASWGWETVPQKHMKNRVLRYTQAKVIGGGSSINAQLYTRGNAADYDLWASEDGCTGWDYRSVLPYFKRSEDNQRFADDYHGYGGPLGVSMPSAALPICDAYIRAGQELGIPYNHDFNGRQQAGVGFYQLTQRNKRRSSASMAYLNPIKDRRNLTIRLGARVTRIVVERGRAVGVEIAIGNGTEMIRAEREVLVSSGAIGSPKLLLQSGIGSADHLKSVGVPVVHDLKGVGENMQDHLDLFVISECTGDHTYDNVAKLHRTLWAGLQYVLFRTGPVTSSLFETGGFWYADPDARSPDIQFHLGLGSGIEAGVARLKNAGVTLNSAYLHPRSRGTVRLASSDPAAAPLIDPNYWADPHDRKMSIEGLRVAREIMQQAALKPFVLAERLPGPSKVSDEDLFEYGCANAKTDHHPVGTCKMGTDDMAVVDLELKVHGIDGLRVCDSSVMPRVPSCNTNGPTIMMGEKGADIIRNRDPLPPAIFAHERNDSRPRARAEVS; the protein is encoded by the coding sequence ATGACCTACGACTACATCATCACAGGTGCGGGTCCTGCCGGTTGCGTGCTCGCCAACCGGCTGAGCGAAGACCCTGACGTCAGGGTGCTGCTTCTGGAGGCGGGTGGCGGCGACTGGAACCCGCTGTTTCACATGCCGGCGGGCTTTGCCAAGATGACCAAGGGCGTGGCGAGCTGGGGCTGGGAAACCGTGCCGCAGAAGCACATGAAGAACCGCGTGCTGCGTTATACCCAGGCCAAGGTGATCGGCGGCGGCTCCAGCATCAACGCCCAGCTCTACACTCGCGGCAACGCCGCCGACTACGATCTGTGGGCTAGCGAGGACGGCTGCACCGGCTGGGACTACCGCTCGGTGTTGCCATATTTCAAGCGCTCGGAAGACAACCAGCGTTTCGCTGATGATTATCATGGCTATGGCGGGCCGCTCGGCGTGTCGATGCCGTCGGCAGCCCTGCCGATCTGCGATGCCTATATCCGCGCCGGCCAGGAGCTTGGCATTCCCTACAACCACGACTTCAACGGCAGGCAGCAGGCTGGCGTCGGATTCTATCAGTTGACCCAGCGCAACAAGCGCCGCTCGTCAGCTTCGATGGCCTATCTCAATCCGATCAAGGACCGACGCAACCTGACCATCCGCCTGGGCGCGCGGGTGACGCGCATCGTGGTCGAAAGGGGCAGGGCGGTCGGTGTCGAGATCGCCATCGGCAACGGCACCGAAATGATCCGCGCTGAACGCGAGGTGCTGGTGTCCTCGGGCGCCATCGGCTCGCCCAAGCTTCTGCTGCAGTCGGGCATCGGCTCGGCAGATCACCTGAAAAGCGTGGGCGTGCCTGTCGTCCACGACCTCAAGGGGGTCGGCGAAAACATGCAGGATCACCTCGACCTGTTTGTCATTTCAGAATGCACCGGCGATCACACCTACGACAATGTTGCCAAGCTGCATCGGACGCTGTGGGCCGGGCTCCAATATGTGCTGTTCCGCACCGGGCCGGTGACGTCGAGCCTCTTCGAGACGGGCGGCTTCTGGTATGCCGATCCGGATGCGCGCTCGCCCGACATCCAGTTTCATCTCGGCCTCGGTTCGGGCATCGAGGCCGGTGTCGCCCGGCTCAAGAATGCCGGTGTGACGCTGAACTCCGCCTATCTGCACCCGCGCTCGCGCGGCACTGTGCGGCTGGCTTCCAGTGACCCTGCCGCCGCTCCGCTGATCGATCCGAACTACTGGGCTGATCCGCACGACCGCAAGATGTCGATCGAAGGCTTGCGGGTCGCGCGTGAGATCATGCAGCAGGCAGCACTCAAACCTTTCGTGCTGGCCGAGCGGTTGCCGGGACCGAGCAAGGTTTCGGACGAGGACCTGTTCGAATATGGCTGTGCCAACGCCAAGACCGACCATCATCCTGTCGGCACCTGCAAGATGGGTACCGACGACATGGCCGTCGTCGACTTGGAACTCAAGGTGCATGGTATAGACGGTCTGCGCGTCTGCGACAGCTCTGTCATGCCGCGCGTGCCGTCCTGCAATACCAACGGCCCGACGATCATGATGGGCGAAAAGGGAGCCGACATCATCCGCAACCGCGACCCCCTGCCGCCTGCGATCTTCGCCCATGAGCGCAACGATAGCAGGCCAAGGGCGCGGGCCGAGGTGAGCTAG
- a CDS encoding Mur ligase family protein yields MYQGFKNATRSFRRKHGPRAIMARLGNGLRLKLAQLKRGRSEALHIGITGSSAKSTTTALLAHILEGQGSVHAQIYENTIPQLARTLCSAPLQADYIVAEVGATVKGSIMPMARLLRPDVAIITKVGLEHYSAFRGKDAVAREKGELVAALRPSGLAILNADDPHVMAMAKRTQARIVTFGRSENADYRLDAAEASFPQLLKVTVSCRKGSFELQTAFVGEEFWIATLGAFATAVELGVAPTLAASRIASFPAPWNRCGVLATSGGPTFIIDTVKAPNDSIPAAIAILRKSRAANKRAIIGFISDYTGGTRKGTALAYDLAYPCSDQFIFVGENGHRARPSEDDKKSGKFIDFLLPREASDYVRATSRPDELILLKGSQTQHLERIALSWTHDVRCWETNCGKYIDCLQCGMVEVPYNEHRQARKARARVWRSKGFSPSG; encoded by the coding sequence ATGTACCAGGGCTTCAAAAATGCCACGCGGTCTTTCCGCCGGAAGCATGGACCGCGGGCAATCATGGCTCGGCTCGGCAACGGCCTCAGACTGAAACTGGCGCAACTGAAACGTGGCCGATCCGAGGCGCTGCATATCGGCATAACGGGTAGTTCGGCGAAATCGACGACCACCGCTCTGCTTGCCCACATTCTGGAGGGCCAGGGCAGCGTACACGCGCAGATCTACGAGAACACGATCCCCCAACTGGCAAGGACGTTGTGCAGCGCGCCTTTGCAGGCAGACTACATCGTCGCCGAGGTTGGCGCGACCGTCAAAGGGTCGATAATGCCGATGGCTCGCCTGCTCCGTCCTGACGTCGCCATCATCACGAAGGTCGGCCTGGAACACTATTCGGCCTTTCGCGGCAAGGACGCCGTGGCTCGAGAAAAGGGAGAGCTTGTCGCAGCCTTGAGACCGTCGGGACTTGCTATTCTCAATGCGGACGATCCGCATGTCATGGCAATGGCAAAACGTACGCAGGCCAGGATCGTCACCTTTGGCCGGTCGGAAAACGCCGACTACAGACTGGACGCCGCCGAGGCTTCTTTCCCACAACTCCTCAAGGTCACGGTGTCCTGCCGGAAGGGAAGCTTCGAGCTGCAGACGGCTTTTGTGGGTGAAGAGTTCTGGATCGCGACCCTGGGCGCATTCGCCACCGCTGTAGAACTCGGCGTAGCACCAACTTTGGCGGCATCTCGTATTGCCAGCTTTCCGGCGCCATGGAACCGCTGTGGTGTCCTCGCCACCTCCGGGGGCCCCACCTTCATCATCGATACGGTGAAGGCACCCAACGACAGCATTCCGGCTGCCATCGCCATTCTCCGCAAGAGCCGAGCCGCCAACAAGCGCGCGATTATCGGCTTCATTTCCGACTACACCGGCGGCACGCGGAAAGGCACCGCACTTGCATACGACCTCGCCTACCCATGCTCGGACCAATTCATCTTCGTCGGCGAAAACGGGCATCGAGCCCGCCCTTCTGAAGACGACAAGAAGAGCGGCAAGTTCATCGACTTCCTCCTGCCAAGGGAAGCATCGGACTATGTCAGGGCAACTTCCCGACCAGACGAACTTATCCTCCTGAAAGGATCGCAAACCCAGCATCTCGAACGGATCGCACTTAGCTGGACACACGATGTCAGATGCTGGGAAACCAATTGCGGCAAGTACATTGACTGCCTTCAATGCGGGATGGTCGAAGTCCCCTACAATGAGCATCGCCAGGCCCGCAAAGCTCGTGCGCGGGTCTGGCGGAGCAAGGGCTTCTCTCCCTCGGGCTAA
- a CDS encoding glycosyltransferase family 32 protein: MMKIPKKLSHIWIGPKQQPSQWMQSWTDRHPDWEYTLYDNDFLRKGTFRTRAQIDEYMKRGAYAGAADLLRFEILYAQGGYMAGADSICVHPVDELFDDGGTLYTVYENEFLRGQLVAPIVAAAPGHPFLDLILTILERTPPAELDQPWRTTGNLFIAELIETHRPDIVIWPSHVLIPEHFIGRKYSGTGKIYAHQMFGETTGAYQFSSIFSNMLEYRRRIYASMARKRLRAIKKKKTAQ; this comes from the coding sequence ATGATGAAAATTCCCAAGAAACTCAGCCATATCTGGATAGGCCCGAAACAGCAGCCGTCGCAATGGATGCAGAGCTGGACCGACCGTCACCCGGATTGGGAATACACGCTCTACGACAACGACTTCCTCCGCAAAGGCACATTCAGGACACGTGCTCAAATCGACGAGTACATGAAGCGTGGCGCTTATGCGGGTGCCGCAGACCTGCTGCGCTTCGAAATTCTGTACGCACAAGGCGGATACATGGCCGGTGCGGACAGTATATGCGTTCACCCGGTCGATGAACTGTTTGACGATGGCGGAACGCTCTACACCGTCTATGAAAACGAGTTCCTGCGCGGCCAGCTGGTGGCCCCGATCGTGGCTGCGGCACCAGGCCATCCATTTCTGGATCTGATCCTCACCATTCTGGAGAGGACGCCCCCGGCCGAACTGGACCAACCGTGGCGGACGACGGGCAATCTGTTCATTGCCGAACTGATCGAAACCCACCGACCGGATATCGTCATCTGGCCCTCGCACGTCCTCATTCCCGAGCATTTCATCGGGCGAAAATACTCGGGGACCGGCAAGATCTATGCGCACCAGATGTTCGGAGAAACGACCGGTGCTTATCAATTCAGCTCGATCTTTTCCAACATGCTCGAATATCGTCGGCGTATCTATGCTTCGATGGCGCGCAAACGTTTGAGAGCGATCAAGAAGAAGAAAACGGCACAATGA
- a CDS encoding oligopeptide/dipeptide ABC transporter ATP-binding protein yields MYLGRLVEEGPGEVILENPQHPYTRLLLETVPDLEAPKRDRAPLGGDIPSPLNPPSGCTFHPRCPLAMDICKKERPELKHSAAGANVACHAAD; encoded by the coding sequence ATGTATCTCGGCCGCCTGGTCGAGGAGGGACCAGGTGAGGTTATCCTCGAGAACCCGCAGCACCCCTACACCAGGCTGCTGCTCGAAACCGTGCCCGACCTGGAAGCACCAAAGCGCGACCGTGCTCCTTTGGGCGGCGACATTCCGAGCCCGCTCAACCCGCCGAGCGGCTGCACCTTCCACCCGCGCTGCCCGCTGGCGATGGACATCTGTAAGAAGGAACGGCCGGAACTGAAACACTCCGCCGCCGGCGCCAACGTCGCCTGCCATGCGGCGGACTGA